One Candidatus Paceibacterota bacterium genomic window carries:
- a CDS encoding alpha/beta fold hydrolase, translated as MLLHGFEGSPKKNFFPWLARELEKRGHSVEAPTLPKTKNPDIEKQVHHVLDTCHFTENTILVGHSLGGVVGQIITERLKTPIKKMVLVGSFTKPNFLDSKDQPFVDTFSWNLDLEKVRDNARRIVILHDQNDPIIPTREADILAEATAGELRSVVARKEHFCGPREPEILNACLEEVRVFTTRPDTIYGVTYMVLAPEHALVNELQSNITNWQEVTQYQKEANKKTQLERTAQDRAKSGVQLEGIYAKNPANGEEIPVYIADYVMTGYGTGAIMAVPAHDERDWEFAKVYGLPIRQVIRPVRVDTTNPPRKGAKVSPRYVVHCIVKHPSEDTVVTLRWKEHDWQTLIIGGIEKGESPEEAARREIYEETGYKNLILEDQLGDEVRAEFYAAHKEVNRIAYTKALVFRLSDLEKDDVTEEEKAKHEPVWTPIVDLEKTLRPCAELDLWIHRLKTGNYAYSGKGELVNSGGWDGMSSDHVQDLITQTASGVKRVTYRLNDWVFSRQRYWGEPIPLVHCEHCGVVPVPEKDLPVELPNVKKYEPTGTGESPLAAIDSWVNTTCPECGEKAKRETNTMPQWAGSCWYYLRYIDPSNTKQLVSEKKERHWMPVDMYVGGVEHATRHLIYARFWHKFLYDIDAVSTTEPFATLKNQGMIAGPDGRKMSKRYGNIINPDDVIKQHGADSFRTYEMFMGPFDQGGGWNTDNLIGVRRFLEKVWRLQEKVQDETTHTKTETDKKIEIRMHQTIQKVTEDIETFSFNTAISALMVLANQLDKQENIDRSVYTVLVQLLAPLAPHMCEELWLNVLKNKISVHTSDWPVYDETKLVEDTVTIVIQVNGKVRDEFEINKDMPGAEVIAQAKARDAVKRWVGDSKVAREIYVPGKLVSIATDTK; from the coding sequence GTGCTTCTGCACGGCTTTGAAGGTTCACCTAAAAAGAACTTTTTCCCGTGGCTTGCCCGCGAGCTTGAGAAGCGCGGACATTCGGTCGAGGCGCCGACTCTACCAAAAACAAAGAATCCGGATATCGAGAAGCAGGTCCATCACGTGCTCGACACCTGCCACTTCACCGAAAATACGATCCTTGTTGGCCACAGCCTGGGAGGAGTCGTCGGACAGATCATTACTGAACGACTCAAGACACCTATAAAGAAGATGGTCTTAGTAGGGAGTTTTACCAAACCGAATTTCTTAGATAGCAAAGATCAACCGTTCGTCGATACTTTTAGCTGGAACCTCGACCTCGAGAAAGTTCGTGATAATGCGCGACGTATTGTGATACTGCACGATCAAAATGACCCGATCATACCTACTCGAGAAGCAGATATCCTGGCAGAAGCAACTGCCGGAGAACTTCGCTCTGTAGTAGCACGAAAAGAGCATTTTTGCGGTCCTCGTGAGCCTGAGATCCTTAACGCATGCCTTGAAGAGGTCAGGGTGTTTACTACCCGGCCCGATACTATCTACGGGGTAACGTATATGGTCTTAGCTCCGGAGCACGCATTAGTAAATGAGCTTCAGTCAAATATAACAAACTGGCAAGAAGTAACGCAGTACCAAAAAGAAGCAAACAAGAAAACTCAGCTCGAACGTACCGCTCAAGACAGAGCCAAGAGCGGTGTTCAGCTCGAAGGTATCTATGCTAAAAATCCGGCCAACGGCGAAGAAATACCGGTCTATATTGCTGACTATGTTATGACCGGCTACGGTACCGGGGCGATCATGGCAGTACCGGCGCACGATGAACGTGACTGGGAATTCGCCAAAGTGTACGGCCTGCCGATCCGGCAAGTGATACGTCCGGTGAGAGTAGACACAACAAACCCGCCGCGCAAGGGTGCCAAGGTATCTCCGCGATATGTTGTGCACTGCATCGTTAAGCATCCATCTGAAGACACCGTAGTAACTCTGCGCTGGAAAGAACATGATTGGCAAACACTGATCATTGGCGGAATAGAGAAAGGAGAGAGCCCGGAAGAAGCTGCTCGCCGCGAGATCTATGAGGAGACCGGCTACAAGAATCTAATACTTGAAGACCAGCTAGGCGACGAAGTCAGAGCGGAATTTTACGCAGCCCACAAAGAGGTAAATCGAATCGCGTACACGAAAGCCCTCGTTTTCCGCCTTAGCGATCTTGAAAAAGACGATGTTACTGAGGAGGAGAAAGCCAAGCATGAGCCGGTCTGGACACCGATCGTTGATCTTGAAAAAACTCTTCGTCCGTGTGCCGAGCTCGACCTGTGGATACATCGTCTTAAAACAGGTAATTACGCCTACAGCGGGAAGGGTGAGCTCGTAAACTCAGGCGGCTGGGACGGTATGAGCTCAGACCATGTACAAGACCTGATCACACAGACGGCTAGCGGAGTAAAACGGGTAACGTACCGTCTCAATGATTGGGTTTTCTCGCGTCAGCGCTACTGGGGTGAACCTATTCCGCTTGTGCACTGTGAACACTGTGGTGTCGTGCCGGTCCCGGAGAAGGACCTACCGGTTGAGTTGCCGAATGTAAAGAAATACGAGCCGACCGGAACAGGGGAATCGCCGCTTGCTGCTATCGACTCCTGGGTCAACACAACCTGCCCTGAGTGTGGAGAGAAGGCAAAGCGGGAAACAAACACCATGCCACAGTGGGCAGGAAGCTGTTGGTATTACCTACGCTATATTGACCCAAGCAATACAAAGCAACTTGTTTCCGAGAAAAAAGAGCGTCATTGGATGCCGGTCGATATGTATGTTGGCGGTGTTGAGCACGCGACGCGACACTTGATCTACGCACGCTTCTGGCACAAGTTCCTCTACGATATAGACGCTGTTTCTACTACAGAGCCATTCGCAACGCTTAAGAACCAGGGAATGATCGCCGGTCCGGACGGACGAAAGATGAGCAAACGTTACGGCAACATCATAAATCCTGACGATGTGATCAAACAGCACGGTGCGGACTCTTTCCGAACGTACGAAATGTTTATGGGGCCGTTCGATCAGGGAGGTGGCTGGAACACTGATAACCTTATCGGGGTTAGGCGTTTTTTGGAAAAGGTGTGGAGACTTCAGGAAAAAGTACAAGATGAAACAACTCATACCAAAACCGAAACAGACAAAAAAATTGAGATTCGAATGCATCAAACCATTCAGAAAGTGACTGAGGACATTGAAACATTCAGCTTCAACACGGCAATATCAGCCCTTATGGTGCTCGCGAATCAACTTGATAAGCAAGAGAACATTGATCGCTCTGTGTACACTGTTCTTGTCCAGCTTCTCGCGCCGCTTGCTCCGCATATGTGTGAAGAACTGTGGCTGAATGTGCTTAAAAATAAGATCTCTGTACATACAAGTGACTGGCCGGTGTACGACGAGACGAAACTAGTGGAAGACACCGTAACAATAGTGATTCAGGTAAACGGCAAGGTTCGTGATGAGTTTGAGATCAACAAAGACATGCCCGGGGCAGAGGTTATCGCTCAAGCTAAAGCTCGAGATGCGGTTAAGCGCTGGGTAGGTGATAGCAAGGTTGCTCGTGAGATCTATGTCCCAGGAAAACTGGTAAGTATCGCAACAGATACAAAGTAG
- a CDS encoding sigma factor-like helix-turn-helix DNA-binding protein, whose protein sequence is MKKQQGATLSFQPKQVTKRLLSVLPERARDILICRYGLGKNTDRMTLEAIGTKYGITRERVRQIENYAIQTIRKSKQYEKERKTFTELKNLLKSSGGIVAERDLMNIVSRSISVQNHVHFFLVVGEEFTRYKEDEKFHHRWHVDNEIADEIHEALDKLYKNLNDDDIIPESEMLAQFLDQVRNTSEKYKNHEIAKRWLGISKKIDRNPLGEWGIAHSPNINAKGMRDYAYLVLRKHGSPIHFEEVAKAIEKLFNKKAHVATTHNELIKDSRFVLVGRGLYALKDWGYVSGVVKDVIQKILQQNGPLTKDEIIDKVMKERYVKENTILVNLQNPRYFKKRSDGRFENAK, encoded by the coding sequence ATGAAAAAACAGCAAGGAGCCACACTATCATTCCAGCCAAAGCAGGTCACCAAACGCCTGCTTTCTGTGCTACCTGAGCGCGCTCGGGATATCCTTATTTGCCGATACGGCCTTGGGAAGAACACTGACCGCATGACGCTTGAAGCGATCGGGACCAAATACGGTATCACCCGTGAGCGCGTTCGTCAGATCGAGAACTACGCGATACAGACGATTCGCAAGTCAAAACAATACGAAAAAGAGCGAAAAACATTCACTGAGTTAAAGAATCTTCTTAAATCATCTGGCGGTATTGTTGCTGAGCGCGACCTCATGAACATCGTTTCACGAAGCATAAGCGTACAAAATCATGTGCACTTTTTCCTTGTTGTAGGCGAAGAATTTACCCGTTACAAAGAAGATGAGAAATTTCATCATCGCTGGCATGTAGACAACGAGATCGCTGACGAGATCCACGAGGCGCTCGATAAGCTTTACAAAAATCTTAATGACGACGACATTATTCCTGAATCAGAGATGCTGGCTCAGTTTCTTGACCAGGTGCGCAACACATCTGAAAAATACAAAAACCATGAGATCGCTAAACGATGGCTCGGTATCTCTAAAAAGATCGATCGCAACCCACTTGGCGAATGGGGAATAGCTCATTCACCAAACATCAACGCCAAGGGAATGCGTGACTATGCCTATCTCGTCCTGAGAAAGCACGGCTCACCGATCCACTTTGAGGAGGTTGCAAAAGCTATTGAAAAACTATTTAACAAAAAGGCGCACGTTGCCACCACTCACAACGAACTTATTAAGGATTCACGCTTTGTGTTAGTCGGTCGCGGTCTTTATGCACTCAAGGATTGGGGATACGTCAGCGGAGTTGTGAAAGACGTTATTCAAAAAATACTCCAGCAGAATGGACCTCTCACAAAAGACGAGATCATCGACAAAGTAATGAAGGAGCGCTACGTTAAGGAAAATACTATTCTGGTTAATCTTCAAAACCCGCGTTACTTTAAAAAACGCTCTGACGGGCGATTCGAGAACGCTAAATAA
- a CDS encoding ATP cone domain-containing protein, with protein sequence MTEKQIEIIKANGEREMFVPMKLENSLLRSGAEPELVEEVIAHIREELNDGMTTKEIYKHAFEVLARKKKSVASRYSLRNAVIGMGPTGFPFEQFVARIFTEKGYQTHTGVIMRGKCGEHEIDVIAHTNDSLIMMEAKFHNEHGISSGIKTALYVKARFEDLKDQPIPGIEGRTLDQGWLVTNTKFTSSAIEYGACAGLSMVGWNYPATGNLQDLIEESGLHPITCLTSLTDTAKRSLLENNTVLCRMVKDDDELLRAAGLTTAEITEVREEAGELCI encoded by the coding sequence ATGACAGAAAAACAAATCGAGATCATTAAAGCAAACGGGGAACGAGAAATGTTTGTCCCGATGAAACTAGAGAACTCACTGCTTAGATCGGGCGCAGAACCGGAGCTCGTTGAAGAAGTTATTGCTCATATACGTGAGGAGTTAAATGACGGCATGACCACCAAGGAGATATACAAGCATGCTTTCGAGGTACTTGCCAGAAAAAAGAAAAGCGTAGCCAGCCGCTACAGTCTACGTAACGCAGTAATAGGTATGGGTCCTACCGGATTTCCTTTTGAGCAATTTGTTGCTCGCATATTTACAGAAAAAGGGTATCAAACTCACACCGGCGTTATTATGCGCGGCAAATGCGGCGAGCACGAGATAGACGTTATAGCTCATACAAACGACTCGTTGATCATGATGGAGGCTAAATTTCATAACGAACACGGCATATCGTCCGGGATCAAAACAGCGCTTTACGTCAAAGCCCGTTTTGAGGACCTGAAGGATCAGCCAATACCCGGCATTGAAGGCAGAACCCTTGACCAGGGATGGCTGGTAACCAACACAAAATTTACATCCTCAGCAATAGAATACGGCGCATGCGCAGGACTCTCAATGGTAGGCTGGAACTATCCGGCAACAGGCAATCTACAGGACCTGATCGAAGAGAGCGGACTTCATCCGATCACCTGTCTTACTTCGCTTACCGACACCGCAAAGCGGTCTTTACTTGAAAATAACACTGTACTGTGTCGAATGGTAAAGGACGATGACGAGCTGCTCCGGGCTGCCGGACTAACCACTGCTGAGATCACGGAGGTCCGGGAAGAAGCAGGTGAGCTGTGTATATAA
- a CDS encoding MGMT family protein, whose translation MNTFRTNVLAVVRHIPSGQTLSYKEVACRAGNPQAARAVGAIMRTNYDPDIPCHRVIRSDGTAGGYNRGADKKREILAQESL comes from the coding sequence ATGAATACATTTCGCACTAATGTACTTGCTGTTGTTCGCCATATCCCAAGCGGACAGACGCTATCCTACAAAGAGGTTGCGTGTCGAGCCGGCAACCCGCAAGCTGCTCGAGCAGTCGGCGCTATCATGCGCACAAACTACGACCCGGATATTCCGTGTCATCGAGTTATTCGATCAGACGGAACCGCCGGTGGGTATAATCGAGGTGCAGATAAAAAACGAGAGATCCTTGCTCAAGAATCCCTCTAG
- a CDS encoding NAD(P)H-dependent oxidoreductase, protein MIIRYRFNFAFQITLGAAAFVGVLLTASNTQPSSYLWLGAGLIGVGCFVLSGFRLRRRIRKVYILVGHPNPNKTYSDELANAYEQGARDSGYTVVRQDISKLSFDPILHKGYDEIQELEPDLKKVQDNILWADHFVLIYPNWWSTMPAILKGLFDRIWLPGFAFNFHAFGWKKLLKGRTARVLITLDNHPLLAWMVFGDYTNEIQNALLEFAGIQPADVTQFGSLKFRSQKSKKRLVRKAYRMGRWAL, encoded by the coding sequence ATGATCATTCGCTATCGATTTAATTTTGCCTTTCAGATTACATTGGGAGCAGCAGCGTTCGTGGGTGTGCTACTCACTGCAAGTAACACACAGCCCAGTAGTTATCTGTGGCTTGGTGCGGGACTGATTGGCGTGGGGTGTTTTGTATTAAGCGGCTTTCGTCTACGTCGGAGAATACGAAAAGTTTACATACTTGTCGGTCATCCAAATCCGAACAAAACCTACTCTGATGAATTAGCTAATGCCTACGAACAGGGGGCTCGTGATAGCGGGTATACGGTCGTGCGTCAGGACATTTCAAAGCTATCATTTGATCCAATCCTCCATAAGGGATATGACGAGATCCAGGAACTTGAACCGGATCTTAAGAAGGTGCAGGACAACATTTTGTGGGCCGATCACTTTGTATTGATCTACCCTAACTGGTGGTCAACAATGCCGGCGATCCTGAAGGGGTTATTCGACCGTATTTGGTTGCCCGGATTTGCGTTTAACTTCCACGCATTTGGCTGGAAAAAGCTTCTTAAAGGCAGAACCGCTCGGGTACTGATCACTCTTGACAATCATCCCTTGCTAGCTTGGATGGTCTTCGGAGATTATACAAACGAGATACAAAACGCACTGCTTGAGTTTGCCGGTATTCAGCCAGCAGATGTGACGCAATTTGGATCTCTTAAATTCCGGTCACAGAAAAGTAAAAAACGTCTTGTCCGGAAGGCGTATCGAATGGGCCGGTGGGCACTGTAA
- the ychF gene encoding redox-regulated ATPase YchF: MSLSIGIVGLPNVGKSTLFNALTKKSVDAANYPFCTIDPAVGVVPVPDERLWKLSEFSRSENTLPAVVEFVDIAGLVKGAAEGEGLGNAFLSNIREVDAIAHVVRIFDDPNIVHVNGAIDPLADIETIHLELIFADLDTVNKRLSSLERDVKRGDKAAVKENVVVAKVKEALEASQLVSSLSLSEEERTELQGLHLLTAKPILFVLNKQSGGQNIDETDSEKFTNLTNAIKEMGAQYVLVDANIENEVKELEGEEKQTFREELGAKDSGFDSFIQQSYDLLGLITYFTTGEKETRAWTTHVGATAPEAGASIHSDFQDKFIRADIIQWNVLLDAGSRAAARDQGLIRTEGKEYIVQDGDVIEFKI, from the coding sequence ATGTCACTCTCGATCGGAATTGTAGGACTACCAAACGTCGGTAAATCGACGCTTTTTAATGCGTTAACAAAGAAATCAGTCGATGCAGCGAACTATCCGTTCTGCACGATCGATCCCGCAGTCGGTGTGGTGCCGGTTCCGGACGAGCGACTCTGGAAGCTCAGCGAATTTAGCAGATCAGAAAACACGCTACCGGCCGTGGTCGAGTTTGTTGATATTGCCGGACTGGTCAAAGGAGCGGCTGAAGGAGAGGGGCTTGGCAACGCGTTTCTCTCGAATATTCGGGAAGTGGATGCGATCGCGCACGTCGTGCGTATTTTCGATGATCCCAATATTGTTCATGTAAATGGAGCGATCGATCCACTTGCGGATATCGAGACGATACACCTCGAACTTATATTTGCCGATCTTGATACCGTAAACAAGCGACTTTCATCACTTGAACGCGATGTAAAGCGAGGCGATAAAGCTGCCGTGAAAGAAAATGTCGTGGTAGCAAAAGTAAAGGAAGCCCTTGAGGCAAGCCAGCTTGTCTCGAGCCTTTCGCTAAGCGAGGAAGAGCGCACTGAGCTTCAGGGGCTCCACCTACTTACCGCCAAGCCCATCCTTTTTGTTTTAAATAAGCAGTCAGGTGGACAGAATATCGATGAAACTGACTCGGAGAAGTTTACAAATCTCACCAATGCAATAAAAGAGATGGGGGCGCAGTATGTACTGGTGGATGCCAATATTGAGAACGAGGTAAAGGAACTTGAAGGCGAGGAAAAGCAGACCTTCCGCGAAGAGCTCGGAGCAAAAGATTCCGGATTTGATTCTTTTATACAGCAAAGTTACGACTTGCTTGGATTGATCACCTACTTCACTACCGGAGAAAAAGAGACACGAGCCTGGACAACACACGTCGGAGCAACGGCACCTGAGGCAGGTGCGTCGATTCACTCTGACTTTCAGGACAAATTCATTCGAGCTGACATTATTCAGTGGAATGTACTACTTGATGCAGGATCTCGCGCCGCAGCTCGTGACCAAGGACTCATTAGAACAGAAGGGAAGGAATATATTGTGCAAGACGGTGACGTGATAGAGTTTAAGATATAA
- the mnmA gene encoding tRNA 2-thiouridine(34) synthase MnmA: MPSENQDTPHIYVALSGGVDSAVSAALLKEQGYQVTGAFIKTWQPDFLECRAPVDREDARQVAAHLNIPFTTIDLEDEYKQGVADLMIEEYRSGRTPNPDVLCNQKVKFGAFLNEALARGADGIATGHYCRKGQRLTDNTSEVGEHTLLRGVDTNKDQSYFLWTLRQDQLSKTLFPVGEYTKPKVRELAKKFALPVATKKDSQGVCFLGKLNMKSFLSHYIDTQPGDVLNLRGEKIGHHDGALFYTLGQRHGFEVTKKTPTTGALYVVTKNTTSNTITVAEQDQRSAIDQTHVLTLMRVNWIGGECIDGEYDAQFRYRQPTRKVIVATDEKGVTVTFAEPQQAVSPGQSLVLYKDQECIGGGIIEKTVPKATFQKPFEALQSNV; this comes from the coding sequence ATGCCCAGTGAGAATCAAGATACTCCCCATATTTACGTCGCCCTCTCCGGCGGGGTGGACAGTGCTGTATCCGCAGCACTTCTCAAAGAACAAGGGTATCAGGTGACCGGGGCATTCATTAAAACGTGGCAACCGGACTTTCTTGAGTGTCGAGCGCCGGTTGACCGCGAAGACGCGCGACAGGTTGCAGCTCACCTCAATATTCCGTTTACAACGATCGATCTTGAGGATGAGTACAAACAAGGCGTAGCTGATCTCATGATCGAGGAATACCGATCGGGGCGAACACCGAACCCTGATGTCCTCTGCAACCAGAAGGTAAAATTCGGTGCCTTTCTTAATGAAGCACTTGCGCGTGGAGCTGACGGCATCGCGACCGGCCATTACTGCAGAAAAGGACAGCGGCTTACGGATAACACGTCTGAAGTAGGGGAACATACACTTTTGCGAGGTGTCGATACTAATAAAGACCAGTCATACTTCCTATGGACACTGCGGCAAGACCAACTTTCTAAAACACTATTTCCTGTTGGTGAATACACGAAACCGAAAGTACGAGAACTTGCAAAAAAGTTTGCGTTGCCGGTCGCGACAAAAAAAGATAGCCAAGGGGTATGCTTTCTTGGCAAGCTTAATATGAAAAGCTTTCTTTCCCACTATATTGATACACAGCCGGGTGATGTTTTAAATCTACGCGGTGAGAAGATCGGACACCACGACGGAGCTCTTTTCTACACACTCGGACAGCGGCACGGGTTTGAAGTAACTAAGAAAACACCTACGACCGGTGCTTTGTATGTGGTTACAAAAAATACTACCTCTAACACCATAACAGTAGCCGAGCAGGACCAGCGCTCAGCGATAGACCAGACTCACGTGCTAACTCTTATGCGGGTAAACTGGATCGGAGGAGAATGTATCGACGGTGAATACGACGCACAGTTCCGTTACCGCCAACCCACCCGCAAAGTAATTGTAGCAACAGACGAAAAAGGGGTAACGGTTACATTCGCCGAGCCGCAGCAAGCAGTGTCTCCGGGCCAGTCACTTGTTTTATACAAAGATCAAGAATGTATTGGGGGAGGGATCATCGAGAAAACAGTTCCGAAAGCTACCTTTCAAAAACCTTTCGAAGCGTTGCAGAGTAACGTATAA
- the mltG gene encoding endolytic transglycosylase MltG, whose translation MQMLFQNAAQQVIYGLRWLGDHPWRVVGGGSIVFSFALATTLIVLILPSPYFPTDEIIHIEEGTGLNTIALTLEQKGVIRSASIFRYVIAIRGNDKSIVSGDYYLEKPLTTFDLADRLVNGHYNMKNRVVLIPEGYNVFQMAKRFDDQLIDFDVINFIKLARPLEGRLFPDTYEVQPTISEERLIEKMHTTFKKRIEELDEEIQAFDKSLNEIIIMASILEREAYKMEDRRRIAGVLWHRIEIGMPLQVDAVFSHVNGKHTYQLTSADLLADDPFNTYTRKGLPPAPIANPGLSSIEAAVTPVESNDLFFLSDRSGNMYYSETHDEHVRLKNLYVN comes from the coding sequence ATGCAGATGTTATTTCAAAATGCAGCACAGCAAGTAATTTATGGTTTACGATGGCTTGGAGATCATCCTTGGCGTGTTGTTGGTGGAGGTAGTATTGTCTTTTCCTTTGCTCTGGCTACTACTCTGATCGTTCTTATCTTGCCGTCGCCATATTTTCCCACCGACGAGATAATACACATTGAAGAGGGTACGGGGCTTAACACTATAGCCTTAACACTTGAGCAAAAAGGGGTAATCCGGTCGGCAAGTATTTTTCGTTACGTGATCGCTATTAGAGGAAATGATAAGAGTATTGTGTCTGGAGACTACTATCTCGAAAAACCCCTGACCACCTTTGATCTAGCGGATCGACTTGTGAACGGTCACTACAACATGAAGAACCGTGTTGTGTTAATACCGGAGGGATACAACGTTTTTCAAATGGCAAAACGATTTGATGATCAACTGATAGATTTCGATGTCATAAACTTTATAAAACTTGCTCGTCCGCTAGAAGGCCGACTATTTCCGGACACCTATGAGGTTCAGCCGACGATATCCGAAGAGCGCTTGATTGAAAAGATGCACACCACTTTTAAAAAACGGATCGAGGAATTAGATGAGGAGATCCAAGCCTTCGACAAATCGCTCAACGAGATCATCATAATGGCCTCTATTCTTGAGCGAGAAGCGTATAAAATGGAGGATAGGCGACGTATCGCCGGTGTGCTCTGGCATCGAATTGAGATCGGAATGCCGCTTCAAGTTGACGCTGTCTTTTCTCACGTGAACGGCAAGCACACGTATCAACTTACCTCAGCTGATCTTTTAGCAGACGACCCTTTCAATACGTATACCCGTAAAGGACTACCGCCGGCACCAATTGCTAATCCCGGACTCAGCTCAATAGAAGCCGCCGTTACCCCTGTTGAAAGTAACGATCTCTTCTTTCTCTCAGACAGAAGTGGGAACATGTACTACTCAGAGACACATGATGAGCATGTGAGACTTAAGAATCTATACGTAAACTAG
- a CDS encoding alanine--tRNA ligase gives MTLTSEEIRKRFLHFFEKRGHAILPSVSLVPENDPSALFTTAGVQPLVPYILQGSHPQGRRLASVQKCVRTTDIDEVGDKTHATFFEMLGNWSIGDYFKEDAIAWSYELLTNADEGFGLDPKRLYVTVYEGDDESPRDTESVEFWKKAGVPEDRIYFLGESNFWSAGENGPCGPSTEMFYDLTQEGLGDLTPEEFKKADNDQQVVEIWNDVFMEYRKENGRVVEKLPQKNVDTGSGLERLMAVLQNKESIFETDVFRDLMQAAGDLSQDPRAQRIIADHIRSATFLIGDGVLPSNTDAGYILRRLLRRAIVKTTAKNLSAEEVSDLVGAVTKVYKSSYPELTEKQGNIEQVIKDEAAKFEKTLQQGLKKLEKIEGDISGQDAFLLFATYGFPIEMTAELAQERGISIDREGFEKELLEHQEKSRTASAGKFRGGLGGGGEMEVKYHTATHLLNAALQRVLGEHVQQKGSNITEERLRFDFSHSEKLTDEQKQHVEKLINTWIQEDLPVTCKETTVEEAKAEGAQGVFESKYGDKVTVYSVGDGETVASKEICGGPHVNRTGELTGTFRIKKEESASAGVRRIKAVLE, from the coding sequence ATGACACTTACGTCTGAAGAAATACGCAAGCGTTTCTTACATTTTTTTGAAAAGCGAGGGCACGCAATTCTCCCATCGGTATCACTTGTGCCCGAAAACGATCCGTCGGCTTTATTCACAACTGCCGGTGTACAGCCTCTTGTGCCGTACATCCTGCAAGGCTCACACCCACAAGGCAGACGACTTGCGAGTGTACAGAAATGCGTACGAACCACCGATATTGATGAGGTTGGCGACAAAACACACGCAACTTTTTTTGAGATGCTTGGCAACTGGTCTATCGGTGATTATTTCAAAGAGGACGCTATTGCGTGGAGCTATGAACTTTTAACCAATGCCGATGAAGGATTCGGACTCGACCCAAAGCGACTGTACGTGACGGTCTACGAAGGCGACGACGAATCACCTAGGGACACTGAATCTGTAGAATTCTGGAAGAAAGCGGGAGTTCCGGAAGATCGCATTTATTTTTTAGGTGAGAGTAATTTCTGGAGTGCCGGCGAGAACGGTCCGTGTGGACCAAGTACCGAAATGTTCTACGATCTCACACAGGAGGGTTTAGGGGACCTGACTCCAGAGGAATTTAAAAAAGCAGACAACGATCAGCAGGTTGTTGAGATATGGAACGATGTTTTCATGGAGTATCGAAAAGAGAACGGAAGAGTCGTTGAAAAACTTCCACAGAAGAATGTAGACACCGGATCAGGATTAGAACGCCTCATGGCGGTTTTACAGAATAAAGAAAGTATTTTTGAAACAGATGTGTTTAGGGATCTAATGCAAGCAGCAGGAGACCTCTCTCAAGACCCGCGAGCACAGCGAATTATAGCGGATCATATAAGAAGCGCCACATTTCTTATTGGCGACGGTGTACTTCCATCAAACACAGATGCCGGATACATACTTCGCCGTCTATTGCGACGAGCCATCGTTAAAACAACAGCAAAGAACCTTTCAGCTGAAGAGGTATCAGACCTTGTAGGCGCCGTTACTAAGGTTTACAAAAGTTCTTATCCTGAACTTACTGAGAAACAAGGTAACATTGAACAGGTTATCAAGGATGAAGCTGCCAAGTTTGAGAAAACACTCCAACAAGGCCTTAAAAAATTAGAGAAGATCGAAGGTGACATTTCCGGGCAGGATGCATTTCTGCTCTTTGCCACCTACGGCTTCCCGATTGAAATGACGGCTGAACTTGCACAGGAGCGAGGCATTTCTATTGACAGAGAAGGATTTGAAAAGGAACTTTTAGAACACCAGGAAAAATCCCGAACCGCGTCAGCAGGGAAATTTAGAGGCGGACTTGGTGGTGGGGGTGAGATGGAAGTTAAGTATCACACTGCAACCCATCTTCTCAATGCAGCACTTCAGCGAGTTCTTGGTGAGCACGTGCAACAAAAGGGATCGAACATCACCGAAGAAAGACTTCGTTTCGACTTCTCACATAGCGAAAAACTTACTGACGAACAAAAACAGCATGTTGAGAAACTTATAAATACTTGGATACAAGAGGATCTGCCGGTCACCTGCAAGGAAACAACCGTAGAAGAAGCAAAGGCGGAAGGCGCCCAAGGAGTATTTGAAAGTAAATACGGCGATAAAGTTACTGTGTATTCAGTAGGAGATGGAGAGACAGTCGCCAGCAAAGAAATTTGTGGCGGACCACATGTTAATCGAACCGGAGAGTTAACCGGCACTTTTCGAATCAAAAAAGAAGAATCAGCTTCAGCTGGTGTGCGCCGCATCAAAGCAGTACTCGAATAA